In the genome of Nymphaea colorata isolate Beijing-Zhang1983 chromosome 9, ASM883128v2, whole genome shotgun sequence, one region contains:
- the LOC116260295 gene encoding apyrase 1-like isoform X2, which produces MNTQRERERESPSAHLQEPLQSLYLDLPKLEPLQELQSLKAPVNGGQIRYRSPSSVELEGQNQTSPSGSTSVFNNNGQEEKMKRTRQESLMDKMYRFRGVILVISVPLLLVSLVLLFMPRVPNAIDMVDVDSDFSSRTVRDARKVQPSSKWGGGSKRYAVIFDAGSSGSRVHVYCFDESLDLVPIGKDLELFVQKKPGLSSYASNPKEAADSLKSLLEKAQNVIPKSLLKNTPVRVGATAGLRALPGDAADKILQAVTINYLMDNLGKDYANTVGIVDLGGGSVQMAYAIPKKEALSSPKSSDGQYSYVKELFLKGTKYYLYVHSYLHYGLLAARAEILKSVKSTGHPCVLKGFDGSYNYGGVSLKASALPSGSSYQDCRLAAKAALRVNETCTHLKCSFGGIWNGGGGDGQKSLFVASFFFDRAVEAGFVDANHPISMVKPEDFEVAAKKVCKTTLKDAADEYTKVDENHLPYLCMDLAYQYTLLVDGFGLHPSTEITLVKKVKYKDSLVEAAWPLGSAIEVMSAS; this is translated from the exons ATgaacacacagagagagagagagagagagagtccatcTGCGCATCTGCAAGAGCCTTTGCAAAGCCTCTACTTGGATCTGCCCAAGCTGGAGCCCTTACAAGAATTGCAGTCACTCAAAGCGCCCGTGAACGGAGGACAGATCCGGTACCGATCCCCTTCCTCGGTGGAACTTGAAGGTCAGAATCAGACGAGCCCTAGTGGCAGCACCAGCGTCTTCAACAACAACGGCCAGGAGGAAAAGATGAAGAGGACAAGGCAGGAGTCCTTGATGGACAAGATGTACAGATTCAGAGGCGTCATTCTCGTCATCTCCGTCCCGCTTCTCCTAGTCTCCCTTGTTCTTCTCTTTATGCCGCGCGTCCCCAATGCCATCGACATGGTGGATGTAGATTCCGACTTCTCTTCTCGGACCGTGCGGGACGCTAGGAAAGTGCAACCATCGTCGAAGTGGGGAGGGGGATCTAAGCGTTATGCCGTCATCTTTGACGCCGGAAGTTCTGGAAGTAGGGTGCACGTCTATTGCTTCGATGAAAGTCTAGATCTCGTTCCCATCGGCAAGGATCTCGAGCTCTTTGTTCAG AAAAAACCAGGCTTAAGCTCATACGCAAGTAACCCAAAGGAAGCAGCAGATTCCTTGAAGTCCCTCTTGGAGAAAGCTCAAAATGTGATCCCTAAGTCACTCTTGAAGAATACTCCAGTCAGAGTTGGG GCGACTGCTGGGCTGAGAGCATTGCCAGGTGATGCAGCTGACAAGATTTTACAAGCC GTTACCATAAATTATCTGATGGATAATTTGGGAAAGGACTATGCAAATACAGTTGGAATCGTTGATCTTGGAGGTGGATCTGTCCAAATGGCATATGCTATCCCAAAGAAGGAAGCTCTGAGTTCTCCAAAAAGCTCGGATGGGCAGTATTCTTATGTCAAGGAGCTCTTTCTTAAAGGAACCAAATATTATCTTTATGTTCACAG CTACTTGCATTATGGATTATTGGCAGCTCGGGCAGAGATTTTGAAATCTGTGAAAAGCACTGGGCATCCATGTGTTCTGAAAGGTTTTGATG GATCATACAACTATGGTGGAGTTAGCTTGAAGGCATCCGCATTGCCATCTGGATCAAGTTACCAGGACTGCAGGTTAGCTGCTAAGGCAGCCCTTAGGGTCAATGAAACATGTACTCATCTGAAGTGCAGTTTTGGTGGCATATGgaatggtggtggtggagatgGCCAAAAGAGTCTTTTTGTTgcatcatttttctttgataGGGCTGTGGAG GCAGGCTTTGTTGATGCTAATCATCCTATTTCAATGGTTAAACCTGAAGATTTTGAAGTTGCAGCTAAAAAAGTATGCAAAACCACTCTTAAAGATGCTGCGGATGAGTATACAAAGGTTGATGAGAACCACCTGCCTTATTTATGTATGGATCTAGCGTACCAATACACGCTGCTTGTTGATGGCTTTG GCTTGCATCCATCAACAGAGATAACATTGGTGAAGAAGGTGAAGTATAAAGACTCATTGGTAGAAGCTGCATGGCCATTAGGTAGTGCCATAGAAGTCATGTCAGCATCCTGA
- the LOC116260295 gene encoding probable apyrase 2 isoform X1 produces MNTQRERERESPSAHLQEPLQSLYLDLPKLEPLQELQSLKAPVNGGQIRYRSPSSVELEGQNQTSPSGSTSVFNNNGQEEKMKRTRQESLMDKMYRFRGVILVISVPLLLVSLVLLFMPRVPNAIDMVDVDSDFSSRTVRDARKVQPSSKWGGGSKRYAVIFDAGSSGSRVHVYCFDESLDLVPIGKDLELFVQKKPGLSSYASNPKEAADSLKSLLEKAQNVIPKSLLKNTPVRVGATAGLRALPGDAADKILQAVRDFLAAESSFKFKHDWVTVIDGTQEGSFQWVTINYLMDNLGKDYANTVGIVDLGGGSVQMAYAIPKKEALSSPKSSDGQYSYVKELFLKGTKYYLYVHSYLHYGLLAARAEILKSVKSTGHPCVLKGFDGSYNYGGVSLKASALPSGSSYQDCRLAAKAALRVNETCTHLKCSFGGIWNGGGGDGQKSLFVASFFFDRAVEAGFVDANHPISMVKPEDFEVAAKKVCKTTLKDAADEYTKVDENHLPYLCMDLAYQYTLLVDGFGLHPSTEITLVKKVKYKDSLVEAAWPLGSAIEVMSAS; encoded by the exons ATgaacacacagagagagagagagagagagagtccatcTGCGCATCTGCAAGAGCCTTTGCAAAGCCTCTACTTGGATCTGCCCAAGCTGGAGCCCTTACAAGAATTGCAGTCACTCAAAGCGCCCGTGAACGGAGGACAGATCCGGTACCGATCCCCTTCCTCGGTGGAACTTGAAGGTCAGAATCAGACGAGCCCTAGTGGCAGCACCAGCGTCTTCAACAACAACGGCCAGGAGGAAAAGATGAAGAGGACAAGGCAGGAGTCCTTGATGGACAAGATGTACAGATTCAGAGGCGTCATTCTCGTCATCTCCGTCCCGCTTCTCCTAGTCTCCCTTGTTCTTCTCTTTATGCCGCGCGTCCCCAATGCCATCGACATGGTGGATGTAGATTCCGACTTCTCTTCTCGGACCGTGCGGGACGCTAGGAAAGTGCAACCATCGTCGAAGTGGGGAGGGGGATCTAAGCGTTATGCCGTCATCTTTGACGCCGGAAGTTCTGGAAGTAGGGTGCACGTCTATTGCTTCGATGAAAGTCTAGATCTCGTTCCCATCGGCAAGGATCTCGAGCTCTTTGTTCAG AAAAAACCAGGCTTAAGCTCATACGCAAGTAACCCAAAGGAAGCAGCAGATTCCTTGAAGTCCCTCTTGGAGAAAGCTCAAAATGTGATCCCTAAGTCACTCTTGAAGAATACTCCAGTCAGAGTTGGG GCGACTGCTGGGCTGAGAGCATTGCCAGGTGATGCAGCTGACAAGATTTTACAAGCC GTCCGTGATTTCCTAGCAGCTGAAAGTTCGTTCAAGTTTAAGCACGACTGGGTCACTGTTATTGATGGAACCCAGGAAGGTTCATTTCAGTGG GTTACCATAAATTATCTGATGGATAATTTGGGAAAGGACTATGCAAATACAGTTGGAATCGTTGATCTTGGAGGTGGATCTGTCCAAATGGCATATGCTATCCCAAAGAAGGAAGCTCTGAGTTCTCCAAAAAGCTCGGATGGGCAGTATTCTTATGTCAAGGAGCTCTTTCTTAAAGGAACCAAATATTATCTTTATGTTCACAG CTACTTGCATTATGGATTATTGGCAGCTCGGGCAGAGATTTTGAAATCTGTGAAAAGCACTGGGCATCCATGTGTTCTGAAAGGTTTTGATG GATCATACAACTATGGTGGAGTTAGCTTGAAGGCATCCGCATTGCCATCTGGATCAAGTTACCAGGACTGCAGGTTAGCTGCTAAGGCAGCCCTTAGGGTCAATGAAACATGTACTCATCTGAAGTGCAGTTTTGGTGGCATATGgaatggtggtggtggagatgGCCAAAAGAGTCTTTTTGTTgcatcatttttctttgataGGGCTGTGGAG GCAGGCTTTGTTGATGCTAATCATCCTATTTCAATGGTTAAACCTGAAGATTTTGAAGTTGCAGCTAAAAAAGTATGCAAAACCACTCTTAAAGATGCTGCGGATGAGTATACAAAGGTTGATGAGAACCACCTGCCTTATTTATGTATGGATCTAGCGTACCAATACACGCTGCTTGTTGATGGCTTTG GCTTGCATCCATCAACAGAGATAACATTGGTGAAGAAGGTGAAGTATAAAGACTCATTGGTAGAAGCTGCATGGCCATTAGGTAGTGCCATAGAAGTCATGTCAGCATCCTGA